A genomic region of Seriola aureovittata isolate HTS-2021-v1 ecotype China chromosome 21, ASM2101889v1, whole genome shotgun sequence contains the following coding sequences:
- the myocd gene encoding myocardin isoform X1, which produces MNAVKSSEEVHSGGSEDGRRPGHLQGSSQGHGDAAQLTERRNHLLKEQPPSAEGKNVLQLRLQQRRTREQLADQGIMPLNHGKFPKQDDSYAFEEDSSSDGLSPEQHHSDESQGSACPSSEAVGSTPSSSSSPALTSPRQGGTTRDPPDQSQDEGLSGANNSQATPPIPVPAIVKSKTSDKNRHKKPKDVKPKVKKLKYHQYIPPDQKAEKSPPPMDSAYARLLQQQQLFLQLQILSQQKHSHTHTQTQPSQQHTHTPQTQAQSQQRQPAFSYQPHPPAHAHKGSGEQISACGSSGPSSSANSNSPSPVKSAYPNQSNISPVKPGPLPANLDDLKVSELRQHLRIRGMPVSGTKTALIERLRPFKDSNAGSSPSGSSDITTVTFPVTPTGSLSSYQSPSSSSALSQGGYYPYPSTSSTPPISPASSELSLSGSLPDSFSDVPMSSPTQFALQPSPAQLSMEDGVVGGGGNQGGGGQMAGEGGGMEGLEAEKDKMLVEKQKVIEELTWKLHQEQRQVEELKMQLHKRKRCYGATQDTVPPPSHPPMRHQQTPAMMGQHFFGVTIKQEPMSLSSSCPLSSPKQLKSPPGSCMEDMGHCNTSVSTLGGPVGPQCMDAAPSSGSPSAMPAFLSPQCSPQDSPNGKSSSSPQPSSPNNPYLLSPPLGRDGCGHPHPPGSSRARSMQLQQKSGGQPVNCSYPSDQRGLQGVFPSSADCGLNHGGSAKAENQNMQPKMSVLPSPRHVGQKSQVSPPAFSSSDSDASDLRQPPCYEDAVKQQLTRSQQMDELLDVLIESGEMPANAREERERSSVTKVVPHITVSPGCPGLLIPRFHRHYEQLYPTQPPYDHSANHIADGHLETLLGSPIGRGGEVALLKMATEDGGLEDEGNREGEGYGSPHSHHRHPHHPPQDKLVTSRDQMDTPLSPISAKASTFPEVQGMVSMTFSETPWETMEWLDLMPPSSATAFSVAPPTGPSIFNTEFLDITDINLNSAMDLHLEHW; this is translated from the exons TCCTACAGTTAAGACTTCAGCAGAGGAGGACACGAGAGCAGCTGGCAGACCAAGGCATCATGCCTC TGAACCACGGTAAGTTCCCGAAGCAGGACGACTCGTATGCGTTCgaggaggacagcagcagcGACGGTCTGTCTCCTGAGCAGCACCACAGTGACGAGTCGCAGGGCTCGGCCTGCCCTTCATCAGAGGCTGTGGGCAGcacgccctcctcctcctcctcacctgcccTCACCAGCCCCCGACAG GGGGGGACAACCAGAGACCCACCTGATCAAAGCCAGGATGAAGGACTGTCTGGTGCCAACAACAGCCAGGCCACTCCCCCCATACCTGTTCCTGCTATCGTCAAG TCCAAGACGTCGGACAAGAACCGACACAAGAAACCCAAAGATGTGAAGCCCAAAGTGAAGAAGCTCAAGTACCACCAGTACATTCCTCCAGACCAGAAGGCGGAGAAGTCCCCTCCGCCCATGGACTCGGCCTACGCCcgactgctgcagcagcagcagctgttcctgcagctgcagatccTCAGCCAGCagaaacactctcacacacacacgcagacgcaGCCGtcgcagcagcacacacacactccgcaGACGCAGGCCCAGTCTCAGCAGAGACAGCCCGCCTTCAGCTACCAGCCTCACCCGCCGGCCCACGCCCACAA AGGATCCGGTGAGCAGATATCAGCCTGTGGCTCCTCTGGTCCGTCCAGCTCAGCCAACAGTAACTCCCCCTCTCCGGTCAAGAGTGCGTATCCCAACCAGAGTAACATCTCACCGGTCAAACCTGGGCCCCTCCCGGCCAATCTGGATGACCTAAAA GTGTCAGAGCTCAGGCAGCACCTGCGTATCCGCGGCATGCCTGTGTCAGGTACAAAGACCGCCCTCATCGAGCGACTCCGGCCCTTTAAAGACTCCAACGCCGGCTCCTCGCCCTCAGGCTCCTCCGACATCACCACAGTCACCTTCCCTGTCACACCCACAGGGTCCCTGTCCTCCTACCAGTCCCCGTCCTCCTCCAGCGCCCTGTCACAGGGAGGGTACTACCCTTACCCCagcacctcctccacccctcccatCTCTCCGGCCTCCTCGGAGCTGTCCCTCAGCGGCTCGCTCCCCGACAGCTTCAGCGACGTGCCCATGTCCTCGCCCACGCAGTTCGCCCTGCAGCCGTCCCCGGCCCAGCTCAGCATGGAGGACGGcgtggtgggaggagggggcaaCCAGGGCGGTGGAGGACAGATGGCGGGGGAGGGCGGAGGTATGGAAGGGCTGGAGGctgaaaaagataaaatgttgGTGGAGAAGCAGAAGGTGATCGAGGAGCTGACGTGGAAGCTGCACCAGGAGCAGAGACAG GTTGAAGAGCTGAAGATGCAGCTCCACAAGAGGAAACGCTGCTATGGAGCAACACAGGACACCGTCCCTCCCCCGTCTCACCCCCCCATGCGCCACCAGCAGACTCCAGCTATGATGGGTCAGCACTTCTTTGGTGTGACCATCAAGCAGGAGCCCATGTCCCTGTCCTCCAGCTGCCCCTTGTCCTCTCCCAAGCAGCTCAAGAGCCCCCCTGGCAGCTGCATGGAGGACATGGGGCACTGCAACACCTCTGTCTCCACCCTGGGGGGCCCCGTGGGGCCACAGTGCATGGACGCGGCCCCTTCCTCCGGCAGCCCCTCCGCCATGCCTGCGTTCCTCAGTCCTCAGTGCTCGCCACAAGACTCTCCCAACGGGAAGTCCTCCAGTAGTCCCCAGCCTTCGTCTCCTAACAACCCCTACCTGCTGTCACCTCCGTTGGGCAGGGACGGCTGCggtcacccccaccccccgggCAGCAGCAGAGCACGCAGCATGCAG CTCCAGCAGAAGAGTGGAGGTCAGCCTGTGAACTGCTCTTATCCCTCCGACCAGAGAGGCCTTCAGGGAGTGTTTCCCAGCTCAGCCGACTGTGGCCTGAACCACGGCGGCTCGGCCAAAGCCGAGAACCAGAACATGCAGCCGAAG ATGTCAGTATTGCCCTCTCCTCGGCATGTTGGCCAAAAGAGCCAGGTCTCTCCCCCCGCCTTCAGTAGCTCAGATTCAGATGCATCTGACTTAAGACAGCCCCCATGCTATGAGGATGCAGTGAAGCAG CAACTGACCAGAAGCCAGCAGATGGATGAACTGTTGGATGTTCTCATAGAGAGCGGAG AGATGCCAGCTAACGccagagaagagagggagaggtccTCTGTAACCAAAGTTgtgcctcacattactgtgtCCCCAGGGTGTCCCGGCCTCCTTATCCCGAGGTTCCACCGTCACTATGAACAGCTGTACCCCACCCAGCCCCCTTACGACCACTCGGCCAATCACATCGCCGACGGCCACCTGGAGACTCTGCTGGGGAGTCCGATTGGGCGGGGAGGGGAAGTGGCCCTTCTTAAAATGGCTACCGAGGATGGGGGCCTGGAAGACGAAGGGAACAGAGAGGGCGAAGGGTACGGCAGCCCCCACAGCCACCACCGCCATCCTCACCATCCGCCGCAGGACAAACTTGTGACCAGCAGAGATCAGATGGACACCCCGCTGTCGCCCATCAGCGCCAAGGCGTCCACCTTCCCCGAGGTGCAGGGGATGGTCAGCATGACGTTCAGCGAGACGCCGTGGGAGACGATGGAGTGGCTGGACCTGATGCCGCCCAGCTCCGCCACGGCCTTCAGCGTGGCTCCGCCCACTGGCCCCAGCATCTTCAACACAGAGTTCCTGGATATAACAGACATTAACTTGAACTCTGCTATGGACCTGCACCTGGAGCACTGGTGA
- the myocd gene encoding myocardin isoform X2 produces MTLLGSEHSILIRSKFRSVLQLRLQQRRTREQLADQGIMPLNHGKFPKQDDSYAFEEDSSSDGLSPEQHHSDESQGSACPSSEAVGSTPSSSSSPALTSPRQGGTTRDPPDQSQDEGLSGANNSQATPPIPVPAIVKSKTSDKNRHKKPKDVKPKVKKLKYHQYIPPDQKAEKSPPPMDSAYARLLQQQQLFLQLQILSQQKHSHTHTQTQPSQQHTHTPQTQAQSQQRQPAFSYQPHPPAHAHKGSGEQISACGSSGPSSSANSNSPSPVKSAYPNQSNISPVKPGPLPANLDDLKVSELRQHLRIRGMPVSGTKTALIERLRPFKDSNAGSSPSGSSDITTVTFPVTPTGSLSSYQSPSSSSALSQGGYYPYPSTSSTPPISPASSELSLSGSLPDSFSDVPMSSPTQFALQPSPAQLSMEDGVVGGGGNQGGGGQMAGEGGGMEGLEAEKDKMLVEKQKVIEELTWKLHQEQRQVEELKMQLHKRKRCYGATQDTVPPPSHPPMRHQQTPAMMGQHFFGVTIKQEPMSLSSSCPLSSPKQLKSPPGSCMEDMGHCNTSVSTLGGPVGPQCMDAAPSSGSPSAMPAFLSPQCSPQDSPNGKSSSSPQPSSPNNPYLLSPPLGRDGCGHPHPPGSSRARSMQLQQKSGGQPVNCSYPSDQRGLQGVFPSSADCGLNHGGSAKAENQNMQPKMSVLPSPRHVGQKSQVSPPAFSSSDSDASDLRQPPCYEDAVKQQLTRSQQMDELLDVLIESGEMPANAREERERSSVTKVVPHITVSPGCPGLLIPRFHRHYEQLYPTQPPYDHSANHIADGHLETLLGSPIGRGGEVALLKMATEDGGLEDEGNREGEGYGSPHSHHRHPHHPPQDKLVTSRDQMDTPLSPISAKASTFPEVQGMVSMTFSETPWETMEWLDLMPPSSATAFSVAPPTGPSIFNTEFLDITDINLNSAMDLHLEHW; encoded by the exons TCCTACAGTTAAGACTTCAGCAGAGGAGGACACGAGAGCAGCTGGCAGACCAAGGCATCATGCCTC TGAACCACGGTAAGTTCCCGAAGCAGGACGACTCGTATGCGTTCgaggaggacagcagcagcGACGGTCTGTCTCCTGAGCAGCACCACAGTGACGAGTCGCAGGGCTCGGCCTGCCCTTCATCAGAGGCTGTGGGCAGcacgccctcctcctcctcctcacctgcccTCACCAGCCCCCGACAG GGGGGGACAACCAGAGACCCACCTGATCAAAGCCAGGATGAAGGACTGTCTGGTGCCAACAACAGCCAGGCCACTCCCCCCATACCTGTTCCTGCTATCGTCAAG TCCAAGACGTCGGACAAGAACCGACACAAGAAACCCAAAGATGTGAAGCCCAAAGTGAAGAAGCTCAAGTACCACCAGTACATTCCTCCAGACCAGAAGGCGGAGAAGTCCCCTCCGCCCATGGACTCGGCCTACGCCcgactgctgcagcagcagcagctgttcctgcagctgcagatccTCAGCCAGCagaaacactctcacacacacacgcagacgcaGCCGtcgcagcagcacacacacactccgcaGACGCAGGCCCAGTCTCAGCAGAGACAGCCCGCCTTCAGCTACCAGCCTCACCCGCCGGCCCACGCCCACAA AGGATCCGGTGAGCAGATATCAGCCTGTGGCTCCTCTGGTCCGTCCAGCTCAGCCAACAGTAACTCCCCCTCTCCGGTCAAGAGTGCGTATCCCAACCAGAGTAACATCTCACCGGTCAAACCTGGGCCCCTCCCGGCCAATCTGGATGACCTAAAA GTGTCAGAGCTCAGGCAGCACCTGCGTATCCGCGGCATGCCTGTGTCAGGTACAAAGACCGCCCTCATCGAGCGACTCCGGCCCTTTAAAGACTCCAACGCCGGCTCCTCGCCCTCAGGCTCCTCCGACATCACCACAGTCACCTTCCCTGTCACACCCACAGGGTCCCTGTCCTCCTACCAGTCCCCGTCCTCCTCCAGCGCCCTGTCACAGGGAGGGTACTACCCTTACCCCagcacctcctccacccctcccatCTCTCCGGCCTCCTCGGAGCTGTCCCTCAGCGGCTCGCTCCCCGACAGCTTCAGCGACGTGCCCATGTCCTCGCCCACGCAGTTCGCCCTGCAGCCGTCCCCGGCCCAGCTCAGCATGGAGGACGGcgtggtgggaggagggggcaaCCAGGGCGGTGGAGGACAGATGGCGGGGGAGGGCGGAGGTATGGAAGGGCTGGAGGctgaaaaagataaaatgttgGTGGAGAAGCAGAAGGTGATCGAGGAGCTGACGTGGAAGCTGCACCAGGAGCAGAGACAG GTTGAAGAGCTGAAGATGCAGCTCCACAAGAGGAAACGCTGCTATGGAGCAACACAGGACACCGTCCCTCCCCCGTCTCACCCCCCCATGCGCCACCAGCAGACTCCAGCTATGATGGGTCAGCACTTCTTTGGTGTGACCATCAAGCAGGAGCCCATGTCCCTGTCCTCCAGCTGCCCCTTGTCCTCTCCCAAGCAGCTCAAGAGCCCCCCTGGCAGCTGCATGGAGGACATGGGGCACTGCAACACCTCTGTCTCCACCCTGGGGGGCCCCGTGGGGCCACAGTGCATGGACGCGGCCCCTTCCTCCGGCAGCCCCTCCGCCATGCCTGCGTTCCTCAGTCCTCAGTGCTCGCCACAAGACTCTCCCAACGGGAAGTCCTCCAGTAGTCCCCAGCCTTCGTCTCCTAACAACCCCTACCTGCTGTCACCTCCGTTGGGCAGGGACGGCTGCggtcacccccaccccccgggCAGCAGCAGAGCACGCAGCATGCAG CTCCAGCAGAAGAGTGGAGGTCAGCCTGTGAACTGCTCTTATCCCTCCGACCAGAGAGGCCTTCAGGGAGTGTTTCCCAGCTCAGCCGACTGTGGCCTGAACCACGGCGGCTCGGCCAAAGCCGAGAACCAGAACATGCAGCCGAAG ATGTCAGTATTGCCCTCTCCTCGGCATGTTGGCCAAAAGAGCCAGGTCTCTCCCCCCGCCTTCAGTAGCTCAGATTCAGATGCATCTGACTTAAGACAGCCCCCATGCTATGAGGATGCAGTGAAGCAG CAACTGACCAGAAGCCAGCAGATGGATGAACTGTTGGATGTTCTCATAGAGAGCGGAG AGATGCCAGCTAACGccagagaagagagggagaggtccTCTGTAACCAAAGTTgtgcctcacattactgtgtCCCCAGGGTGTCCCGGCCTCCTTATCCCGAGGTTCCACCGTCACTATGAACAGCTGTACCCCACCCAGCCCCCTTACGACCACTCGGCCAATCACATCGCCGACGGCCACCTGGAGACTCTGCTGGGGAGTCCGATTGGGCGGGGAGGGGAAGTGGCCCTTCTTAAAATGGCTACCGAGGATGGGGGCCTGGAAGACGAAGGGAACAGAGAGGGCGAAGGGTACGGCAGCCCCCACAGCCACCACCGCCATCCTCACCATCCGCCGCAGGACAAACTTGTGACCAGCAGAGATCAGATGGACACCCCGCTGTCGCCCATCAGCGCCAAGGCGTCCACCTTCCCCGAGGTGCAGGGGATGGTCAGCATGACGTTCAGCGAGACGCCGTGGGAGACGATGGAGTGGCTGGACCTGATGCCGCCCAGCTCCGCCACGGCCTTCAGCGTGGCTCCGCCCACTGGCCCCAGCATCTTCAACACAGAGTTCCTGGATATAACAGACATTAACTTGAACTCTGCTATGGACCTGCACCTGGAGCACTGGTGA
- the myocd gene encoding myocardin isoform X3, producing the protein MTLLGSEHSILIRSKFRSVNHGKFPKQDDSYAFEEDSSSDGLSPEQHHSDESQGSACPSSEAVGSTPSSSSSPALTSPRQGGTTRDPPDQSQDEGLSGANNSQATPPIPVPAIVKSKTSDKNRHKKPKDVKPKVKKLKYHQYIPPDQKAEKSPPPMDSAYARLLQQQQLFLQLQILSQQKHSHTHTQTQPSQQHTHTPQTQAQSQQRQPAFSYQPHPPAHAHKGSGEQISACGSSGPSSSANSNSPSPVKSAYPNQSNISPVKPGPLPANLDDLKVSELRQHLRIRGMPVSGTKTALIERLRPFKDSNAGSSPSGSSDITTVTFPVTPTGSLSSYQSPSSSSALSQGGYYPYPSTSSTPPISPASSELSLSGSLPDSFSDVPMSSPTQFALQPSPAQLSMEDGVVGGGGNQGGGGQMAGEGGGMEGLEAEKDKMLVEKQKVIEELTWKLHQEQRQVEELKMQLHKRKRCYGATQDTVPPPSHPPMRHQQTPAMMGQHFFGVTIKQEPMSLSSSCPLSSPKQLKSPPGSCMEDMGHCNTSVSTLGGPVGPQCMDAAPSSGSPSAMPAFLSPQCSPQDSPNGKSSSSPQPSSPNNPYLLSPPLGRDGCGHPHPPGSSRARSMQLQQKSGGQPVNCSYPSDQRGLQGVFPSSADCGLNHGGSAKAENQNMQPKMSVLPSPRHVGQKSQVSPPAFSSSDSDASDLRQPPCYEDAVKQQLTRSQQMDELLDVLIESGEMPANAREERERSSVTKVVPHITVSPGCPGLLIPRFHRHYEQLYPTQPPYDHSANHIADGHLETLLGSPIGRGGEVALLKMATEDGGLEDEGNREGEGYGSPHSHHRHPHHPPQDKLVTSRDQMDTPLSPISAKASTFPEVQGMVSMTFSETPWETMEWLDLMPPSSATAFSVAPPTGPSIFNTEFLDITDINLNSAMDLHLEHW; encoded by the exons TGAACCACGGTAAGTTCCCGAAGCAGGACGACTCGTATGCGTTCgaggaggacagcagcagcGACGGTCTGTCTCCTGAGCAGCACCACAGTGACGAGTCGCAGGGCTCGGCCTGCCCTTCATCAGAGGCTGTGGGCAGcacgccctcctcctcctcctcacctgcccTCACCAGCCCCCGACAG GGGGGGACAACCAGAGACCCACCTGATCAAAGCCAGGATGAAGGACTGTCTGGTGCCAACAACAGCCAGGCCACTCCCCCCATACCTGTTCCTGCTATCGTCAAG TCCAAGACGTCGGACAAGAACCGACACAAGAAACCCAAAGATGTGAAGCCCAAAGTGAAGAAGCTCAAGTACCACCAGTACATTCCTCCAGACCAGAAGGCGGAGAAGTCCCCTCCGCCCATGGACTCGGCCTACGCCcgactgctgcagcagcagcagctgttcctgcagctgcagatccTCAGCCAGCagaaacactctcacacacacacgcagacgcaGCCGtcgcagcagcacacacacactccgcaGACGCAGGCCCAGTCTCAGCAGAGACAGCCCGCCTTCAGCTACCAGCCTCACCCGCCGGCCCACGCCCACAA AGGATCCGGTGAGCAGATATCAGCCTGTGGCTCCTCTGGTCCGTCCAGCTCAGCCAACAGTAACTCCCCCTCTCCGGTCAAGAGTGCGTATCCCAACCAGAGTAACATCTCACCGGTCAAACCTGGGCCCCTCCCGGCCAATCTGGATGACCTAAAA GTGTCAGAGCTCAGGCAGCACCTGCGTATCCGCGGCATGCCTGTGTCAGGTACAAAGACCGCCCTCATCGAGCGACTCCGGCCCTTTAAAGACTCCAACGCCGGCTCCTCGCCCTCAGGCTCCTCCGACATCACCACAGTCACCTTCCCTGTCACACCCACAGGGTCCCTGTCCTCCTACCAGTCCCCGTCCTCCTCCAGCGCCCTGTCACAGGGAGGGTACTACCCTTACCCCagcacctcctccacccctcccatCTCTCCGGCCTCCTCGGAGCTGTCCCTCAGCGGCTCGCTCCCCGACAGCTTCAGCGACGTGCCCATGTCCTCGCCCACGCAGTTCGCCCTGCAGCCGTCCCCGGCCCAGCTCAGCATGGAGGACGGcgtggtgggaggagggggcaaCCAGGGCGGTGGAGGACAGATGGCGGGGGAGGGCGGAGGTATGGAAGGGCTGGAGGctgaaaaagataaaatgttgGTGGAGAAGCAGAAGGTGATCGAGGAGCTGACGTGGAAGCTGCACCAGGAGCAGAGACAG GTTGAAGAGCTGAAGATGCAGCTCCACAAGAGGAAACGCTGCTATGGAGCAACACAGGACACCGTCCCTCCCCCGTCTCACCCCCCCATGCGCCACCAGCAGACTCCAGCTATGATGGGTCAGCACTTCTTTGGTGTGACCATCAAGCAGGAGCCCATGTCCCTGTCCTCCAGCTGCCCCTTGTCCTCTCCCAAGCAGCTCAAGAGCCCCCCTGGCAGCTGCATGGAGGACATGGGGCACTGCAACACCTCTGTCTCCACCCTGGGGGGCCCCGTGGGGCCACAGTGCATGGACGCGGCCCCTTCCTCCGGCAGCCCCTCCGCCATGCCTGCGTTCCTCAGTCCTCAGTGCTCGCCACAAGACTCTCCCAACGGGAAGTCCTCCAGTAGTCCCCAGCCTTCGTCTCCTAACAACCCCTACCTGCTGTCACCTCCGTTGGGCAGGGACGGCTGCggtcacccccaccccccgggCAGCAGCAGAGCACGCAGCATGCAG CTCCAGCAGAAGAGTGGAGGTCAGCCTGTGAACTGCTCTTATCCCTCCGACCAGAGAGGCCTTCAGGGAGTGTTTCCCAGCTCAGCCGACTGTGGCCTGAACCACGGCGGCTCGGCCAAAGCCGAGAACCAGAACATGCAGCCGAAG ATGTCAGTATTGCCCTCTCCTCGGCATGTTGGCCAAAAGAGCCAGGTCTCTCCCCCCGCCTTCAGTAGCTCAGATTCAGATGCATCTGACTTAAGACAGCCCCCATGCTATGAGGATGCAGTGAAGCAG CAACTGACCAGAAGCCAGCAGATGGATGAACTGTTGGATGTTCTCATAGAGAGCGGAG AGATGCCAGCTAACGccagagaagagagggagaggtccTCTGTAACCAAAGTTgtgcctcacattactgtgtCCCCAGGGTGTCCCGGCCTCCTTATCCCGAGGTTCCACCGTCACTATGAACAGCTGTACCCCACCCAGCCCCCTTACGACCACTCGGCCAATCACATCGCCGACGGCCACCTGGAGACTCTGCTGGGGAGTCCGATTGGGCGGGGAGGGGAAGTGGCCCTTCTTAAAATGGCTACCGAGGATGGGGGCCTGGAAGACGAAGGGAACAGAGAGGGCGAAGGGTACGGCAGCCCCCACAGCCACCACCGCCATCCTCACCATCCGCCGCAGGACAAACTTGTGACCAGCAGAGATCAGATGGACACCCCGCTGTCGCCCATCAGCGCCAAGGCGTCCACCTTCCCCGAGGTGCAGGGGATGGTCAGCATGACGTTCAGCGAGACGCCGTGGGAGACGATGGAGTGGCTGGACCTGATGCCGCCCAGCTCCGCCACGGCCTTCAGCGTGGCTCCGCCCACTGGCCCCAGCATCTTCAACACAGAGTTCCTGGATATAACAGACATTAACTTGAACTCTGCTATGGACCTGCACCTGGAGCACTGGTGA